GAGGTGACGCTGGAGAGCTTCGGCGCCGGGCGGATGGTCGCCATGCCGCTGATCGAGGTGCGGGTCTGAGCCATGCGCAATGTTCCGGACGAACTGCTCGCCCGCATCGAGAGCGGGGCGGCGACGCTGTGTCATGCCTGGCTGCTGAGGCGGGCGGACGGGCGGGCGATGGGCTTCACCGACCATGACCGCGATCTGGAGGTCGAGGGCGTCATGTGCCGGGCGGGCAGCGGCTGGACCGGCGGCGCGGGCGAGGGCGAGGTCGGGCTGGCGGCGGGGGCGTTGTCGGCCTCGGGCGGGCTGGATGACGCGGCGATCACCGAAGAGGACATAGCGGCGGGGCGCTATGACGCGGCCGAGGTCGAGCTGTGGCGCGTGGACTGGATGCGGCCGGACCTGAAGGTGCGGCTGTGGAAGGGGAGGCTGGCGCGGATACGGCGCGAGGAGGGGCGGTTCATCGCCGATCTGGACGGGCCGATCGCGGCGCTGGAGCGGGTCGTCGGGCGGACCTATGGCCGGGGCTGCGACGCGGTGCTGGGCGATGGGCGCTGCGGGCTGGAGGCGGCGGCGGTCGCGGGGCGCAGCTGCGACAAGCGGTGGGCGACCTGCGTGGGCGTGTTCGGCAATGGGGTGAACTTTCAAGGGTTCCCGGATGTGCCGGGCGAGGACTTCCTGACGGCGCGGCCGGCAAGCGGGCGCAATGACGGCGGGAGCCGCAGGCGATGAGGAAGATCAGCGCCGACCCTTCCCTCCCCGTCCCGGGGAGGGTGGTCGCGCAGCGACCGGGTGGGGTGGGCTGGGCGATACAGGACGCCGCGATCCTGGACGCCGCCATGCGGAGAGAGGCGTTTGAGGCGCCTGGCCGCCCCCACCCGGCTTCGCCCTGCGGGCTCAGCCACCCTCCCCGGGACGGGGAGGGAGAGGCGGCGCGCCGTGCAATCATCGTCTCCGCCGCGCGGGGCTGGCTGGGCACGCCGTATCGGCATCAGTGCAGCGTGAAGGGCGAGGGGGCGGACTGCCTCGGCCTGGTGCGGGGGGTGTGGCGCGAGGTTATGGGCGAAGAGCCGGAGGCGCCGCCGCCCTATCGCCCCGACTGGGCCGAGGTCGGGGGCGAAGAGGCGTTGTGGGCGGCGGCGCGGCGCTGGCTGGTGGAGATACCGCCCGAGCGGGCGGGGCCGGGCGACGTGCTGCTGTTCCGCATGGCGGCGGGGGCGCCGGCCAAACACTGCGCGGTGTTGAGCGCGGTGGCGGGGCCGGAGCCGCGGATGATCCACGCCTATTGGGGCCGCTCGGTCGTGGAGAGCTGGATGGGGCCGTGGTGGCGACGGCGGCTGGTCGCGGCCTTTCGCTGGCCTGAATCCCGGACGATTTTGAAGGAGTAGACGATGGCGCAGGTGCTGCTGGGCGGGCTTGGCGGGATGGCGGGCGTCAGCAGCCTGGGCCTGTTGGCCGGGGGCCTGCTGGGGC
Above is a window of Brevundimonas naejangsanensis DNA encoding:
- a CDS encoding baseplate hub protein, with translation MRNVPDELLARIESGAATLCHAWLLRRADGRAMGFTDHDRDLEVEGVMCRAGSGWTGGAGEGEVGLAAGALSASGGLDDAAITEEDIAAGRYDAAEVELWRVDWMRPDLKVRLWKGRLARIRREEGRFIADLDGPIAALERVVGRTYGRGCDAVLGDGRCGLEAAAVAGRSCDKRWATCVGVFGNGVNFQGFPDVPGEDFLTARPASGRNDGGSRRR
- a CDS encoding NlpC/P60 family protein codes for the protein MGWAIQDAAILDAAMRREAFEAPGRPHPASPCGLSHPPRDGEGEAARRAIIVSAARGWLGTPYRHQCSVKGEGADCLGLVRGVWREVMGEEPEAPPPYRPDWAEVGGEEALWAAARRWLVEIPPERAGPGDVLLFRMAAGAPAKHCAVLSAVAGPEPRMIHAYWGRSVVESWMGPWWRRRLVAAFRWPESRTILKE